The Sulfitobacter donghicola DSW-25 = KCTC 12864 = JCM 14565 region TGAGGGCGCGATGCCGCTTTGGTCGCGCGCGCCGATCACCAGTCTGGATGATCTAAAATCCGGCCCTGTCGGCTCAACCGGTCTGGGCCTTCAGCTTTTGAAAGAGATGGGCGTGACCGAGGTTGTCGATGTGATGTCCGCAAGCGATCTGGGATCACTCGTCGCGCTAGAAGGGCTCAATGCCGCGCAAATGGTCGCCTCGGGGCTGGCCGCGACCTTCCCGCATATGACCACGCCGAATGCCGCACGCCCCTCGGCTGCGCTGAGCCTTGGCATAAACATGCAACGCTGGACGGGCCTCTCTGAAGCCGACCAACTGCTGATCGAACGCTGCATCATGGCCGAACACGGCGTCCACCGCGCCCTTGCCTTGCATGAAAATGCGCTGGCCCTGAACAACGAGGCAGCAGGCATCGTGCCCCATGAAATGCCGCAAGACATCTGGGATGCCCAGATCGCCGCTGCCAATGTCGTTATGGCCAGCATGTTTGACGCGGGCGACATCGCCGCCGACACGGCTGATGCGTATCTCTACTTTATCAGCGATGTCGCTGAATGGAGCGAGATTGGTGAAACCGCCTATTTCTTGGGCCGCAAAGAGGCACTGTCCCAATGACCGATAAACTGGACACCAAAAACATGCCCGCCACCTCGCACAACGCCGAGCCGCTGTCGCGCCGCCGCGCGCTATTAACGGGCGGTGCTGCGCTGACAGGTGCCGCCGCCCTTGCCGCGCCAGCCGTGGGGCAAAACACCCCCCAAACAATCCGCATGGCAACCTCATGGCCGCCAAACCTTGGCGGTCTTGCCGATAGCGCCAAACGCGTTGCAAAAGGGATCACCCAAGCCAGCCAAGGCCGCCTGAACGTCGAGGTGCACACCGCTGGAACACTCGTACCACCTTTGGGTGTTCACGACGCCGCAAGTGCTGGCGAGATCGAGATGTACCACTCGGCCGATTACTATTTTCAGAAAAAACACCGCGGCCTGAATTTCTTTTCCAGCGTCCCCCTTGGCCTGACCTCTCTAGAGCAGATCGGGTGGCTGAAATACGGTGGCGGCCAAGAGCTGTGGGACGAGTTGAACGCAGGCTTTGGCGTCAAAGCCTTTTCCGCTGGTGGAACCGGTGTTCAGATGGGCGGCTGGTTTAACAAAGAAATCAAAAGCATAGATGACTTCAAAGGTCTCACCATGCGCATGCCGGGACTGGGCGCGCAGGTGATCACCAAACTAGGTGCGAATGCGGTTTCCCTGCCGGGTGGGGGCATTGTTGACGCGCTGTTTGACGGCACCATTGATGCTACCGAATGGGTCGGGCCCTATAATGATCTACAGTTCGGGTTTCAAAAGCTGCTGAAAACCTACATCTACCCTGGTTTCCATGAACCCACTGGACAGATCTCGATCGGGTTTAACCTTGGCTTTTGGGACGCGCTTTCTAGTGCGGATCAGGCGATAGTGACTGGCATCATCGACGCCGAGCTGACCCACCACAACGCTGATTATTACGGCAACAACGGTCTGGCCCTAACGCAGCTGCTAAAAGAATCCGGCACCAAACCGACCAAGCTGCCTGACGACGTCTGGAACGCCTTGGCGCAGGCCTCGTTCGAGGTCACGGCAAGCGTCGCCCAAGACGACGATATGGGCCGCCGCATTGTCGAAAGCTATGACGCCTACCGCGCCCTTGTGGGCAGTGCTGGCCCGATGAGCCAAGCCGAGTATCTGGCCAAACGCGGTGCAACAGACCTGTTTGCAGACGTCTAAAACCCGCCTGCCCGCTTTTACCATCGGATCCGATTTTTAGCCATCAGGCCCCCAGTGGCCTGATGGCTAAATACCGTCGCGGCACCCCATAAAAAACCCATGGCTATCCGCAATTCACACAAATACGCTAACCTCACCCGACACGACACAAACAAGGCTTTGCCATGAACGATGGATCAACGCGCGACACCAAGGTAACCACCAGCCATTGGGGCGCCTTTGAGGTCGATATCGAAAACGACCGCATCGTTGCAACACGGCCCTTTGCCGCTGATCCGCGCCCCTCGGCGATCCCTGAGGCTCTGCCAAAGGCGCTTCACCATAAATCTCGCGTCCTGCGCCCCTCTATCCGCAAGGCGTGGCTGGACACCCGCGAACGCACAGGCCGCGGCGCGGGCGAATTTGTCGAGGTACCATGGGACGAAGCCCTCGACATTGCCGCAACTGAAATCACCCGCGTCTGTGACACCCACGGCAACGAGGCGATCTATGGCGGCTCTTACGGATGGGCCTCTGCGGGACGGTTCCACCACGCCCAAAGTCAGGTGCACCGTTTCCTGAACTGCATCGGCGGCTATGTGTCCTCCTTCGGCAGCTATTCAACGGGCTGTGCGCAATCCATCATGCCGCATGTCTTTGGCAGTAACTTTATGTCGCTGCTGTACGAACATCAGGACGGCTGGCAAACGATCTATGACAATGCCGAAACCTTGGTGATGTTCGGCGGGATCAATTCAAAAAACGCGCAGGTCAGCATGGGCGGGATCACCGAGCATGATACAGGCGTTTGGCTGGATCGGTTCATCGCCAAAGGGATCACCTGTGTTAACGTTGGTCCGCAACGCACAGACGCGCCAGACGGCTGTGATTGGATGGCCATTCGGCCTGCTTCGGATACGGCACTGATGTTGGCGCTTGCCCACGTGTTAGAGACTGAAAACCTCACCGATCGCGACTTTCTGAACCGCTACACTGTTGGTTATGAGCAATTCCGCCCCTACCTGCTGGGCGAAAGCGACGGCCAGCCGAAATCGCCTGAATGGGCGGCGCCGCTTTGTGGGGTGGGGCCGGACGAAATCCGCGCTCTGGCACGGCGCATGGCAAGCACCCCAACGATGGTCACCGTGTCATGGTCGATCCAGCGGGCGCAGCATGGCGAACAGCCTTATTGGATGTCAGGCGTTCTGGCCGCCATGATCGGGCAGATCGGCCTTGCGGGATGTGGCGTGGGCTATGGCTTTGGCGCGATTGGCGGCGTGGGCAAGCGGCTAAAGGGTCTGCACGGCATGACCTTTCCGCAAAAGCAAAACCCGATCGACAAAGTGATCCCCGTTGCGCGTGTGGCCGACATGCTGCGCAACCCTGGCCAGCCTTTTGACTTTAACGGCAAACGTGAGCCCTATGCCGATATCCGACTGGTCTATTGGGCGGGGGGCAACCCCTATCACCACCATCAGGACCTAAACGCCCTGCATGACGCGTGGCAAAAGCCCGAAACCATCATCGTGAACGAACCCTATTGGACCGCCACCGCCAAACGCGGCGATATCGTCTTTCCCGCCACCACCCCGTATGAGCGCGAAGACATCGGGCGATCCAACCTTGATGATTACCTGTTCCACATGCCGCAATGTGTGTCCCCCGTGGGGGAGGCGCGCAATGACTATGACATCTTTGCAGGGCTGGCCCAGCGGATGGGTGTGCAGGATGCCTTTACCGAAGGGAAAACCTCGGGTGAATGGATCGAACAGCTTTATGCCGCGTACCGCGAAGGTGCTGCGCAAAACGGGATAGACGTGCCCACCCTGCCCGCCTTGCGCGATGCCAATTGGGTGCAACTGCCGATCACCGTTGATGAACCGAACGACACGCTGTTTGCCCCGTTTCGCGCAAACCCTGATGCCGCGCCTTTGGGCACCCCTTCGGGCAAGATCGAGATCTATTCCGAAACGATTGCCAGCTTTGGCTATGACGATTGCATCGGCCACCCGATCTGGCTGCCGCCCGATGAATGGCTGGGCAGCGCCTGTGCGCAGGCGCCGCTGCATATGGTATCGCCCCAGCCCGCAGACAAGCTGCACAGCCAGCTAGAAAGCGCGCTGGCCGACGTGAAGGGCGCACGACCGGAAACTGTTGTGCTGCATCCCGTTGATGCAGCCGCACGCGGCATTGCAAACGGTGATCTGGTCAAACTGTTCAACACCCGCGGCGCCTGCCGTGCCAAGGCGCAGATTTCCGAGGATATCATCCAAGGCGTCGTCGCCCTGCCCACAGGCGCATGGTACAGCGACCCTGACGCAGACATCGACCTTGATGGCAATCCCAATGTGCTGACCCGTGACATCGGCACATCACGTCTGGGCCAAGGGTGCAGCGCGCATACCGCCCTTGTGGAGGTTGCGAAACTTTAGCTACGGCTGGCCTCTATTTTGGCGCCGTCACCCTGCGGCGCCAAACGATAAACAACCCCGAAGCGACAATCAAAGAGGACCCTAACAGCATTGGGAAACTCAGCTCTTCGCCAAAAACCGTGACGCCCAAGGCTACGCCAAACAAGAGCCGCGTGTATCGAAAGGGTGTAACGGCAGAAACTTCGCCCGTCCGCATGGCCTTCATCAGGCAGGAATAGGCCGCGATGCCCGACAGCACGGCCGCCAACAGGATCAAGGCGGCATCTGCGCTAGGCCGTACAAAGGGCGCGCCCTGCCAGATCGAAAACAACACCCCTGCCACCACAACCGACAAGAACCCGTATAGGCCCAAGATCGACGTGCTCAGCGATGCAGGGGCCGCGCGGCTGGCCAGATCCCGCCCCGCAAACCCTAGCATCCCGATCACGGCCAAGACCGAGAGGATCGAAAAGCTGTCCGTTCCCGGCTCGACAATAATCACAACTCCGATCAGGCCGATGACAATGGCAAGCCACCGACGCCAGCCCACCTGTTCCCCAAACAGCAGCGCCGCACAGGCCACAACGACCAAAGGCGTCGCCTGCAAGATGACCGTCGCCGCCGAAAGCGGGATCAACGACAGGGACAGAAAATAAAACAACCGCCCGATCACTTCGAACACCACCCGAATGCGCATGGGGCGGGACAGGACCTCGGGCGGGAAAAGGGGCTCTTTATTCAGGCGCGCCAGACAGGCAAATAGAAAGGCGCCGCCAAGCCCGAAGAGGATCAGGATTTGCCCGATCGGCACAGTAACTGACGCGGCCTTGATCAATGTATCCTCGATGGCGAATATCCCCATCGAAACAACCATCCAGAGGCTCCCTAATAGGTTTGCCTTGCGATCCGTGGCGATTGAAGCTGTCACAAATTTTCCCGACCTGTAAATCCCCTGCCCCCGCCTGTTGCAGGAACCATGACCACCCGTCAAGCCTAGGCCGCTTATGGTTTAGAATTGAAATTTGGCAATCTTTGCCATACACTCAGCCCAAAGGAGCACATAATGGCCACGATGAACATTTCCCTGCCCGATACGATGAAAAACTGGGTCGAGACGCAAGCCCAGAACGGGTTGTACGCCAATTCCTCAGATTACGTGCGGGACCTGATCCGCCGTGACCAAAGCCGCGCGCAAATCATCGGTGATGTGCAGGCCGCATTGGATGCAGGGCGGGCAAGCGGCCCTGCGACGGCGTTTGACGCTCAGGCGTTTAAACAGTCTCTAAAAGGCTAAATCTTGGAGAAAATCCGCCTTACCCCCCTCGCCCGACAAGACCTGCGCGACATCTGGACCTTTGGTGCCGAGACATGGGGAGACGCACAGGCCGAGCGGTATTTCGATGCGATCTACGCCACCCTAGAGCTGATCGCCGATTTCCCCGACATTGCGCGGCTGCGGCAAGAATTCTCGCCGCCCATCCGCCTGCACCCGCATCAAAGCCATGTCATCGCCTATGACGCTGCCGAGGGCGGGATTGATGTGATCCGCATCTTACATATGAAGGCAGATGTTTTGGCCTTGTTAGAGCCTTAGACGCCGCGCGAATTAGTCTCTAACAAAGGGTTTATCAAACTGCGCCCTTTAGCAGGGCAATCACCTCTTGCATATCAGCATCATTGATATCGCCATCCAGTTGGATAACGATCCCCTGCCCTTTTCGCGACCATCCGATTGTGGTGCCGCGTTGGGTTTGGATGGTTTCCACCTGCGCCTTTGGGCGGCCGCCGCGTGGCTTTTCGCCGCTTTGGGGTTTCGCCACGAAACCCGACAGCACCCGATCAACAACCGCCCATTCTTCAACTGCATCCGCAGGGGCAGCCGCGGCCAAGCCCTCGCGCAGCGCGTCCCCTGCCCCATCCCTAAGGCCAGCGGCAATGGCCAGTCCTTGTTTTTCCTTCAACGCCAAAGGAAAGCTAAGCACATCGCCCAGACGTTCAAACACCATGGCAAAGGAGCGGATTTTAGAGCGCTTAGCCTTGGACGCAAAAGCAAACAGTTTTGCGGTTGCTTCTTCGACACTGCTGTACACACCGTTTTGCGCCGCCAGAACGGCGATGCGGCCGCGTTCAAAATGGGTCAGGTCCGAACGGATCTCATTCTCTTCGACCATCGCCTCCATGCTGGCGGCCGAGGACGCCGCAGGGCGCACCAGCGCTTCGATCACACCTGCCCCCTGCCCTGGCTGGCCGCGCAGCTCGCTCACCGCGCGGAAACGGCGATAGCCCGAAATCAGCCCATAGCGCGGCTGGCCTTCCACAGGCTCTAGCTCGCACACTTCGACGGGCATGCGCAGACCATTGGCAAGGATCGCAGCCTTGAGTTCGGCGAAATCCTCTGGGTTCAGGTCCATCCTGTCGCGGGTTAGAACCGAGGCATCAACCGCATCAATCGGGATCAGCCGCGCCACCAGCCCTTGGGCCTCGATCGCGCGATATTTGTCCAGCTCGGCCAGTTTGGCGCGCATGGCCGGATCAACAGCATTCATGTTCATAGCACTCTCCGCTGCCACTTGGGCAATCGGCGCCATCCCGGGATTGGGAGAGGTTTCGCGACGAAACTCCTCTTCGATCTTATTGAGGTCTTCGGCGCTTGGCGCGGTGAGCTTGCGACGTTTAGCCATGATGTCTTACTCCTCTGCTACCGTATCGGGCGTTGCGTCATCCATTTGCAGATCCCGCCACCAACAGCCCAAGATGATCTCTTTGACCTCGCCCCATGTGCGGTCAAAGGCCTCGCGGCCGCGCACATAGGTGTCGCGGTTAAACTCGCGGTAATCTGCCTCGTAAATCCCGCTGACCTGTTCGCCCGCCTGCCCAACCATGGCGGTGAAATCCTGCCGATAGGTTGTCATGAAATCCCCGAAATAGGCCTGCACCACATTGGCCAGATCGGTCTGTTGTGCGGGGTCAAATCGGGTGATCATCGCGCGCACAGCGTCCCATTCAAACCGGACTTCCTCTAGCCCCGCACCGACACGCGACATGTTTTCGCCGTCCTCGATGCTGGCAAAAGTGGAATAGAGCATGTCAAAGAAACGGCCCGTTGAATCAAACTCAAGGAAAGAGGCCCCAAGCGGCACCAGCAGAATATCGGCAGCCGCCAGCGCGTTAATCGTGAGATAGCCGAGGGCAGGGGGCGTATCGAGGAAAATCAGGTCGTATTTATCCAGCAACCCTTCGTCCTCTAGGAACCCACCCAAAGCATCCCACAGCGGCCACGAGCGCAGCTGCATCCGCCAGACGGGGACCTGAAATTCGGCCCAATAGAGGTTCAATTGCGCGCCGATCAGGTCGATGTTGGGCCAGTGGGTTTTCTGGATCACGTCATCAGCGGTGATCTCGGTCGCGGCTTGTAGGGTTTCGTCCAGAGGTTTCGTCGCGAAACCGCCTGCGGCCAGCACGCTGTTTTCCGCCGCCAGATGCCCTGCGAAATGTTTTGCAATCAGGGGAAAGGCGGTTTGCCATTCGTCCTCGACCTTACCGCCCATGATCGAGGTCATGGACCCTTGGCTATCGAGGTCAATCACCAGCACCTTATACCCGTCCAAGGCTGCGCTCATCGCGAGATGCGCACAGGTAGAGGTTTTGCCGACGCCGCCTTTGAAATTCGCCACGGCCAAAACTTTGGCGGGCAGACCTTCGGGGCGATAGGGCAGGTATTCACGATCCGCGGCACCCTCGGCCGCAAAATGCTGGCGCAGCTGCAAGACCTCTTCGAGGGTGAACCATTTTGATCCGCCTTCGCCGGTGCCTTGCGGTAGATCGGGGTGTTGTTTCAACACGCGCCGGAAATGAGCAGGGGCGAGGGGGATCAGATATTTGCACACTTCCCACGTTGAAAATTTGCGCAGGTGTTTTTGCCCATCTGGCGAATACCCGCGCCGCGCCAGATCATCACGCCCTTTGGCGGCGAAACTAGCCGCTTTTGCAAAGCGAGTCGTTGTGACAGGATCAGCTAACTTGCTAGCCGCTTGTTTCGGGTCGATGTTGTAGTATGGGGGGAGGGGGGTATCCTTGCTCGCCATATGTCTGCCTCGATATGTTCGTTGTTTTCTGCAATATCACAGAAACTATCACATATCACCATCCCCCCGTTACCGTTTCGCGGCGAAACCCAGTAAATCTGAAAAGAAGACAACACATAGTTTGTTATGTTTATGTATCTTTAAGAAGTTTAGCTGGATTTTATGGACGTTAATTCAATGGGTTGACCTATTTTGGGGACCTGAATACAGGATGGCGGGGGCCCTGATACAGGGGCAAAGGTGCCCGAATACAGGGGCAAGGACTCCGATTCGCGGGATTGCAGGAACCCGAATACGGGTAGAGCCTAATATCGCCTGTTTAGAGCCTTTCGGGGTGATGCGGCTCTGATCTCTCCCCAAAGTCATCCCGTATTCAGGTACCTTTAACACCAGAGCGCGCGTTGCGTTTGCCACTGCTTAAGGAACCCGTGCGCAGCTTTACTGTAGGTGCCTTTTGGGGTAACGTCCAAGAAAAAGAGCAGACAGATGAACGCAGAAGAAAACGCCAATCTCAGCGGCGCCTTGCGGCGGCCCTCGGTAAAAAAGAATGTCGCGGCTATTCATGTCTCGGGCAAGTTGACGCTGTTGCAGCGTAAATTGTCTAATGTTTTATTGCTCAACGCCTATGACACGCTGATCTCGCGCAGCACGCACCGCATTGATGCGCGCACCCTGTGCATGATGATCGGCTATAATTCCAACGATACAGAATCGCTCAAGGCGTCTTTGCGCGGCTTGGCCGAAACGGTCGCCGAATGGGATATGCTGGATGAAAAGGGGCGGCAGGAATGGGGGGTTTCTGCGCTGCTGTCTTTTGCCAAGCTAAAGGATGGCGTGTGCGAATATGCCTATTCCCCCGCGCTGGCGGAAAAGCTGCACGACCCCAAAGTGTTTGCGCTGATCAATCTCAACATCCAGCGCCAGTTCACCGGTGGTCACGCGCTGGCGCTGTATGAAAACTGTTTTCGCTTTATCGGGACGGGCTCCACC contains the following coding sequences:
- a CDS encoding TRAP transporter substrate-binding protein, which translates into the protein MTDKLDTKNMPATSHNAEPLSRRRALLTGGAALTGAAALAAPAVGQNTPQTIRMATSWPPNLGGLADSAKRVAKGITQASQGRLNVEVHTAGTLVPPLGVHDAASAGEIEMYHSADYYFQKKHRGLNFFSSVPLGLTSLEQIGWLKYGGGQELWDELNAGFGVKAFSAGGTGVQMGGWFNKEIKSIDDFKGLTMRMPGLGAQVITKLGANAVSLPGGGIVDALFDGTIDATEWVGPYNDLQFGFQKLLKTYIYPGFHEPTGQISIGFNLGFWDALSSADQAIVTGIIDAELTHHNADYYGNNGLALTQLLKESGTKPTKLPDDVWNALAQASFEVTASVAQDDDMGRRIVESYDAYRALVGSAGPMSQAEYLAKRGATDLFADV
- a CDS encoding type II toxin-antitoxin system ParD family antitoxin codes for the protein MATMNISLPDTMKNWVETQAQNGLYANSSDYVRDLIRRDQSRAQIIGDVQAALDAGRASGPATAFDAQAFKQSLKG
- a CDS encoding ParB/RepB/Spo0J family partition protein, which encodes MAKRRKLTAPSAEDLNKIEEEFRRETSPNPGMAPIAQVAAESAMNMNAVDPAMRAKLAELDKYRAIEAQGLVARLIPIDAVDASVLTRDRMDLNPEDFAELKAAILANGLRMPVEVCELEPVEGQPRYGLISGYRRFRAVSELRGQPGQGAGVIEALVRPAASSAASMEAMVEENEIRSDLTHFERGRIAVLAAQNGVYSSVEEATAKLFAFASKAKRSKIRSFAMVFERLGDVLSFPLALKEKQGLAIAAGLRDGAGDALREGLAAAAPADAVEEWAVVDRVLSGFVAKPQSGEKPRGGRPKAQVETIQTQRGTTIGWSRKGQGIVIQLDGDINDADMQEVIALLKGAV
- a CDS encoding AAA family ATPase, with product MASKDTPLPPYYNIDPKQAASKLADPVTTTRFAKAASFAAKGRDDLARRGYSPDGQKHLRKFSTWEVCKYLIPLAPAHFRRVLKQHPDLPQGTGEGGSKWFTLEEVLQLRQHFAAEGAADREYLPYRPEGLPAKVLAVANFKGGVGKTSTCAHLAMSAALDGYKVLVIDLDSQGSMTSIMGGKVEDEWQTAFPLIAKHFAGHLAAENSVLAAGGFATKPLDETLQAATEITADDVIQKTHWPNIDLIGAQLNLYWAEFQVPVWRMQLRSWPLWDALGGFLEDEGLLDKYDLIFLDTPPALGYLTINALAAADILLVPLGASFLEFDSTGRFFDMLYSTFASIEDGENMSRVGAGLEEVRFEWDAVRAMITRFDPAQQTDLANVVQAYFGDFMTTYRQDFTAMVGQAGEQVSGIYEADYREFNRDTYVRGREAFDRTWGEVKEIILGCWWRDLQMDDATPDTVAEE
- a CDS encoding DMT family transporter, producing the protein MTASIATDRKANLLGSLWMVVSMGIFAIEDTLIKAASVTVPIGQILILFGLGGAFLFACLARLNKEPLFPPEVLSRPMRIRVVFEVIGRLFYFLSLSLIPLSAATVILQATPLVVVACAALLFGEQVGWRRWLAIVIGLIGVVIIVEPGTDSFSILSVLAVIGMLGFAGRDLASRAAPASLSTSILGLYGFLSVVVAGVLFSIWQGAPFVRPSADAALILLAAVLSGIAAYSCLMKAMRTGEVSAVTPFRYTRLLFGVALGVTVFGEELSFPMLLGSSLIVASGLFIVWRRRVTAPK
- a CDS encoding type II toxin-antitoxin system RelE/ParE family toxin; the protein is MEKIRLTPLARQDLRDIWTFGAETWGDAQAERYFDAIYATLELIADFPDIARLRQEFSPPIRLHPHQSHVIAYDAAEGGIDVIRILHMKADVLALLEP
- a CDS encoding molybdopterin-dependent oxidoreductase, with the protein product MNDGSTRDTKVTTSHWGAFEVDIENDRIVATRPFAADPRPSAIPEALPKALHHKSRVLRPSIRKAWLDTRERTGRGAGEFVEVPWDEALDIAATEITRVCDTHGNEAIYGGSYGWASAGRFHHAQSQVHRFLNCIGGYVSSFGSYSTGCAQSIMPHVFGSNFMSLLYEHQDGWQTIYDNAETLVMFGGINSKNAQVSMGGITEHDTGVWLDRFIAKGITCVNVGPQRTDAPDGCDWMAIRPASDTALMLALAHVLETENLTDRDFLNRYTVGYEQFRPYLLGESDGQPKSPEWAAPLCGVGPDEIRALARRMASTPTMVTVSWSIQRAQHGEQPYWMSGVLAAMIGQIGLAGCGVGYGFGAIGGVGKRLKGLHGMTFPQKQNPIDKVIPVARVADMLRNPGQPFDFNGKREPYADIRLVYWAGGNPYHHHQDLNALHDAWQKPETIIVNEPYWTATAKRGDIVFPATTPYEREDIGRSNLDDYLFHMPQCVSPVGEARNDYDIFAGLAQRMGVQDAFTEGKTSGEWIEQLYAAYREGAAQNGIDVPTLPALRDANWVQLPITVDEPNDTLFAPFRANPDAAPLGTPSGKIEIYSETIASFGYDDCIGHPIWLPPDEWLGSACAQAPLHMVSPQPADKLHSQLESALADVKGARPETVVLHPVDAAARGIANGDLVKLFNTRGACRAKAQISEDIIQGVVALPTGAWYSDPDADIDLDGNPNVLTRDIGTSRLGQGCSAHTALVEVAKL